A single Bacillota bacterium DNA region contains:
- a CDS encoding polyprenyl synthetase family protein codes for MWRQIDSEFAELINEFECFLEKQLPQKGGFLSEVSKKVIQSGGKRLRPAFTILFSMMGEKDIFTDKEYKERVFHTAAAIEILHTATLIHDDIIDSADTRRGKPTVSCSYGTSMAVYTGDFLLVQTMLLLSKSGLDIEYLNTAAKGMEAVCLGEVDQYYQKYKITTVYSYLKRIIKKTALLFSVSATLGARLSGLSDETIKNAAHFGLNFGTAFQLRDDMLDLSSNKNDTGKPVLKDLKDGVITLPLILTARDNKKIRSEIEQFFGSRDDAFADSILKDVIEAGGALKMQGILEKYVIRAKKRLNMMPESKARNILADIVNVIY; via the coding sequence TTGTGGCGACAGATTGACAGTGAATTTGCCGAACTGATAAATGAGTTCGAATGCTTTTTAGAGAAGCAATTGCCGCAAAAAGGCGGTTTTTTAAGTGAGGTTTCTAAAAAAGTAATACAATCTGGAGGAAAACGCCTTCGGCCGGCATTTACTATCCTGTTTTCAATGATGGGTGAAAAAGACATCTTCACTGATAAAGAATACAAAGAACGTGTTTTTCATACTGCTGCTGCAATCGAGATTTTGCATACCGCGACTTTAATACATGATGATATTATCGACAGCGCTGATACACGGCGCGGGAAACCGACTGTTTCATGTAGTTACGGTACAAGTATGGCTGTTTATACAGGGGATTTCTTACTGGTGCAGACAATGCTTTTGCTTTCTAAGTCTGGGCTTGATATAGAGTATTTGAATACGGCAGCTAAAGGGATGGAAGCAGTTTGCCTTGGAGAGGTCGATCAGTATTATCAAAAATATAAGATAACGACTGTATATAGTTATCTTAAGAGAATCATAAAGAAAACCGCTTTGCTGTTTTCAGTGTCAGCGACTCTTGGAGCCAGATTGTCAGGGCTTTCTGATGAAACGATAAAAAATGCCGCGCATTTTGGCCTGAATTTCGGAACTGCTTTTCAGCTTAGAGACGATATGCTGGATCTTTCATCAAATAAAAATGATACTGGAAAACCCGTTTTGAAAGATTTAAAGGACGGAGTCATTACACTCCCGCTTATCCTGACTGCTAGGGACAATAAAAAGATCAGGTCGGAAATAGAGCAGTTTTTCGGTTCGAGAGATGATGCATTTGCTGACAGCATATTAAAGGATGTAATAGAGGCTGGCGGTGCTTTGAAAATGCAGGGCATACTTGAAAAATATGTAATCCGAGCAAAAAAGAGACTTAACATGATGCCTGAAAGCAAAGCTAGGAATATTCTTGCTGATATTGTAAATGTTATATACTAA
- a CDS encoding FAD:protein FMN transferase, with amino-acid sequence MKRLLAFILIFVILISSSGCRLGGPKKYSVEFFGVFDTVTQVIGYAESQSKFDYFSNKIEKRLQDLTKLYDIYNTYEGISNLKTINDNAGKQPVHVDKDIINMLKFSRDKYALTEGRVNIALGAVLSIWHDYREAGISDPKNAKLPPMDKLEDANKHTNINDVVIDETNDTVFLRDPEMSLDVGAIAKGYAVEIVAKEIEAEGFTSGVISVGGNVRVIGHPSDGVRKRWGIGLQDPKAEINGTQNLLDTVFVKDSSVVTSGDYQRYYIVDGKRYNHIIDPDTLMSADKFRAVSVVTADSGLADALSTCLFILDYEDGLKLVQSIPGVEACWVMKDDSIKATDGMKKIMKKLGGATGSEG; translated from the coding sequence ATGAAACGACTGCTTGCATTTATCTTAATATTTGTTATTTTAATTTCATCATCCGGATGCCGGTTGGGCGGACCCAAGAAGTACTCTGTTGAGTTTTTCGGGGTTTTTGATACTGTCACTCAGGTAATAGGCTATGCTGAAAGCCAGTCAAAATTTGATTATTTCAGCAATAAAATAGAAAAAAGGCTTCAGGATCTAACTAAACTTTATGATATTTATAATACTTACGAGGGAATAAGCAATCTCAAAACGATAAACGACAATGCCGGGAAGCAGCCTGTACATGTTGATAAAGATATAATAAATATGCTTAAGTTCAGTAGGGATAAATATGCCTTGACAGAAGGCCGTGTTAATATTGCGCTTGGCGCAGTGTTATCAATTTGGCATGATTATCGTGAGGCGGGGATAAGTGACCCAAAGAATGCAAAGTTGCCGCCGATGGACAAACTTGAGGATGCAAATAAACACACAAATATTAATGACGTTGTTATTGATGAGACTAATGACACAGTATTTCTGCGTGATCCTGAGATGAGTCTTGATGTAGGTGCGATAGCAAAAGGATATGCTGTTGAGATTGTTGCAAAGGAAATTGAAGCTGAAGGTTTTACATCTGGAGTAATCAGCGTTGGAGGAAATGTAAGGGTCATAGGACATCCTTCTGATGGTGTTCGTAAACGCTGGGGAATCGGTTTACAGGATCCAAAAGCCGAGATTAACGGAACTCAGAATCTTCTTGATACGGTTTTTGTAAAAGACAGCTCCGTTGTTACAAGCGGGGATTATCAGCGGTATTATATAGTCGATGGGAAAAGATATAACCATATCATTGATCCGGATACATTGATGTCGGCTGATAAATTCAGAGCAGTCTCGGTAGTTACGGCAGATTCGGGTCTAGCAGATGCCTTATCTACATGCCTTTTTATTTTGGACTATGAAGACGGCCTTAAACTTGTCCAATCAATACCCGGGGTCGAGGCTTGCTGGGTCATGAAAGATGACAGCATTAAAGCAACTGACGGGATGAAAAAAATAATGAAAAAACTTGGAGGAGCCACAGGTTCGGAGGGTTAA
- a CDS encoding M23 family metallopeptidase, with the protein MERERFSRGAEVRHRRGKVPETAQKGGLFWLQMFLSLLLIIAGFLIHHGKSEQVKAVFANSLTKSMDLSDVSTAVNDFVNKTPVIKDIFGESAVTVFSNKKKDDSNADEQAFDPEGSETTEQMPPVTKDGAQAVPTSAEGMGGATDTGGYMQYLNIDAGQTKQAEQPPPASPSPPAAASPETQAPAAPAIPANVVTTKVNTGLKLKMPITGTITSPFGYRIHPTAKVELFHYGLDIAANTGTIIHAAGKGTIEDTGTNKSYGNYVLIKHNDDLYTFYGHCSEVLVKKGAKVSFSTKIAKVGSTGISTGPHLHFEIRYKDKYINPQLNAS; encoded by the coding sequence GTGGAAAGAGAGCGATTTTCGCGCGGTGCCGAGGTAAGACACCGCCGCGGCAAAGTGCCGGAAACGGCTCAAAAAGGCGGGCTTTTTTGGCTTCAAATGTTTCTGAGCTTGCTTCTTATTATCGCCGGATTTCTTATACATCACGGAAAGTCGGAACAGGTAAAAGCAGTTTTTGCAAATAGCCTTACTAAAAGCATGGATTTGTCTGACGTCAGTACGGCGGTTAACGATTTTGTTAATAAAACACCAGTAATAAAAGATATTTTCGGGGAATCTGCCGTAACTGTTTTTAGCAACAAGAAAAAGGATGATTCTAATGCAGATGAACAAGCTTTTGATCCCGAAGGCAGTGAAACAACTGAGCAAATGCCGCCGGTGACTAAAGATGGGGCCCAGGCTGTTCCAACATCGGCGGAAGGTATGGGCGGTGCTACGGACACAGGCGGGTATATGCAGTATCTTAATATAGATGCGGGTCAAACGAAACAGGCTGAACAGCCACCACCAGCCTCGCCGTCGCCGCCTGCAGCGGCGTCACCTGAGACACAGGCACCTGCCGCTCCTGCTATCCCCGCTAATGTAGTTACAACTAAAGTCAATACAGGGCTGAAACTAAAAATGCCTATTACTGGAACAATAACATCTCCTTTCGGTTATCGAATACACCCTACAGCAAAGGTTGAGTTATTTCATTATGGACTTGATATTGCTGCAAATACAGGAACCATTATACATGCTGCGGGTAAAGGCACCATTGAAGATACAGGCACAAATAAGAGTTACGGCAATTACGTGCTTATAAAACATAACGATGACCTATATACTTTTTATGGGCACTGCAGTGAGGTGCTTGTAAAAAAAGGAGCAAAGGTTTCTTTTTCAACTAAAATCGCGAAAGTTGGAAGCACAGGTATTTCAACAGGCCCGCATCTGCATTTTGAAATCAGGTATAAAGATAAGTACATAAATCCACAGCTCAATGCTTCCTAG
- a CDS encoding site-2 protease family protein, whose translation MKAKLHISPLFFGITGFYILADGTIYIVYIILSALLHEAAHIWMIKRSGEGVKSIDMKPFGVNIILKEDHILSYKREILISLAGPLVNLAVATIFLLINKFIYYSEAGMFISLINFALAGVNMLPIYQLDGGRIIKNLLLMKLEPSTADKICFLISIACLTPILYIGGILLYKTGHNFSLLIIGFYLLICLVIKSN comes from the coding sequence ATGAAGGCAAAACTTCATATAAGCCCTCTTTTTTTTGGCATTACGGGGTTCTATATACTTGCAGACGGAACGATATATATTGTTTACATAATTTTGTCGGCACTGCTTCATGAGGCGGCTCATATTTGGATGATTAAACGCAGCGGGGAAGGCGTTAAATCAATAGATATGAAACCGTTTGGCGTTAACATAATATTAAAAGAAGATCATATTTTATCCTATAAAAGAGAAATACTTATTTCTTTAGCGGGTCCCTTGGTAAATCTTGCGGTTGCCACCATTTTTTTATTAATAAATAAGTTCATATATTATTCTGAAGCAGGTATGTTTATTTCACTGATAAATTTCGCTCTGGCGGGTGTAAACATGCTTCCGATATATCAGCTTGATGGTGGGCGTATCATCAAAAATCTTCTTTTAATGAAATTAGAACCGTCGACTGCTGATAAGATATGTTTTCTTATTTCAATAGCGTGTCTAACGCCCATTTTATACATTGGGGGCATTCTTTTATATAAAACTGGCCATAATTTTTCACTTTTAATAATCGGTTTTTACCTGCTGATTTGCCTTGTTATAAAATCAAATTGA
- a CDS encoding TIGR03960 family B12-binding radical SAM protein, protein MTVFEKILFNVQKPSRYTGGELNSVVKNKEDISLRFAFCFPDVYEVGMSHLGMKIIYSLLNSRPDVWCERAFCPYEDMEEEMKKAGLPLYGLESRDSLSYFDILGFTLQTELSYTNILHMLRLSNIPLKSTDRNEDYPLIIAGGPCAYNPEPLYSFFDLFVLGEGEEVLLELADLVILSKREGWTKDKLLKEAAQIGGIYVPKFYEVDYNEDGTIKNRRVTQEGIPAVVQKRVVKDLNTMFYPESFIVPFGEIIHDRIMLEVFRGCIRGCRFCQAGNIYRPIREKSPEVLNEQAKKLISSSGYDEISLTSLSTSDYTKLEPLTDTLLDWCEQDMISLSLPSLRVDNFSTELMERAQKVRKTGLTFAPEAGTQRMRDIVNKNVTEEQLMHTCRIAFSGGWHTIKLYFMIGLPHETMEDVEGIASLAERVIDNYFEGIRLGEYRKGARGIKVTVSVSSFVPKPFTPFQWAAQDTMELLEEKQQELRSSIKNKHISLSWHERKISFLEAVFARGDRRLADVIETAYENGAKFDNWDEHLKFDVWMDALKIHGLSPEFYANRKRPYEEILPWSFIDIGVTEKHLRLEAERAEEVITTPDCRTNCRGCGANRLCGGFCDAKN, encoded by the coding sequence TTGACAGTTTTTGAAAAGATATTGTTCAATGTCCAAAAGCCATCCAGATATACGGGTGGAGAACTGAACAGTGTTGTAAAAAATAAAGAGGATATTTCTCTACGATTTGCGTTTTGTTTTCCTGATGTTTATGAGGTCGGGATGTCCCATCTTGGCATGAAAATAATATACAGTCTTTTAAATTCCAGGCCCGACGTTTGGTGCGAACGGGCCTTTTGCCCGTATGAGGATATGGAAGAAGAGATGAAAAAAGCGGGATTGCCGCTTTATGGACTTGAAAGCCGTGATTCTCTTTCTTATTTTGATATTTTAGGTTTTACGCTTCAAACTGAATTATCTTATACTAATATACTTCATATGCTGCGTTTATCTAATATTCCTCTTAAAAGTACCGATAGGAATGAGGATTATCCTTTGATTATAGCAGGCGGCCCTTGCGCATATAATCCAGAGCCGCTTTACAGCTTTTTTGACTTATTCGTGCTTGGCGAAGGTGAAGAAGTCTTATTAGAGCTTGCGGATCTTGTTATCCTCTCAAAACGAGAGGGATGGACTAAGGACAAGCTTTTGAAAGAAGCAGCGCAAATAGGCGGAATTTATGTCCCTAAATTTTATGAAGTTGATTATAACGAGGATGGCACAATAAAAAACCGCCGTGTTACTCAAGAAGGAATACCTGCTGTTGTTCAAAAGCGTGTTGTAAAAGACCTCAATACAATGTTTTATCCTGAAAGTTTTATTGTACCTTTCGGTGAAATCATACACGACCGCATAATGCTCGAGGTATTTAGAGGGTGTATTCGCGGCTGCCGCTTTTGCCAGGCCGGAAACATTTACCGGCCAATTCGTGAAAAAAGCCCTGAGGTTTTGAATGAACAGGCTAAAAAGCTTATTTCAAGTTCGGGCTATGACGAAATATCACTGACTTCACTGAGCACTAGTGATTATACTAAATTAGAACCTTTAACTGACACGCTTCTCGACTGGTGTGAACAGGATATGATAAGCCTGTCGCTTCCTTCGCTTCGTGTTGATAATTTTTCAACAGAGCTTATGGAAAGGGCTCAGAAAGTTCGAAAAACTGGACTTACTTTTGCCCCTGAAGCTGGTACCCAGCGAATGCGCGACATTGTTAATAAAAATGTAACTGAGGAACAGCTGATGCATACCTGCCGCATTGCTTTCAGCGGCGGATGGCATACAATCAAGCTTTATTTTATGATCGGTCTCCCACATGAAACAATGGAAGATGTTGAAGGTATTGCCAGTCTTGCCGAGCGTGTTATTGATAATTATTTTGAAGGTATCAGGCTTGGCGAGTACCGTAAAGGAGCTAGAGGAATAAAGGTAACTGTCAGTGTTTCTTCATTTGTTCCAAAGCCGTTTACGCCGTTTCAGTGGGCGGCCCAGGATACTATGGAACTCCTTGAGGAAAAGCAGCAGGAACTTAGATCTTCAATTAAAAACAAACACATTTCGCTTTCCTGGCATGAACGGAAAATCAGCTTTCTTGAAGCTGTGTTCGCAAGGGGTGACCGCCGTCTTGCAGATGTAATTGAAACAGCCTATGAAAACGGCGCGAAATTTGACAATTGGGACGAGCACCTGAAATTTGATGTATGGATGGATGCGTTAAAAATCCATGGTTTATCTCCTGAGTTTTATGCAAATCGAAAGCGCCCTTATGAGGAGATACTTCCGTGGTCGTTTATCGATATTGGCGTAACAGAAAAGCATCTGCGCCTAGAGGCTGAAAGGGCAGAAGAAGTAATAACGACTCCCGACTGCAGAACGAACTGCAGAGGGTGCGGGGCGAACCGCCTTTGCGGAGGATTTTGCGATGCAAAAAATTAG
- a CDS encoding TIGR03936 family radical SAM-associated protein — protein sequence MQKIRIRFEKTGNARYISHLDLMRTMMRALRRAGISVKYTEGFNPHPHLVFGNPLSLGHESVCELCDAEIKDDIEANEIKDRLNAVMPKGLWVRAVTEQIMRQSEIAMAKYRIDIETETSAEEIKQLFSRDTIELDKKGKAGVKKVNIVPLIHAFYAQDGGNGVIISTVLAAGSSENLNPEFIVKACQNEIPSMKDSFAKYTRLAFYNIDEKIFE from the coding sequence ATGCAAAAAATTAGAATAAGGTTTGAAAAAACCGGCAATGCACGCTATATATCACATCTTGACCTTATGAGGACAATGATGCGCGCACTTAGAAGAGCAGGAATTAGCGTTAAATATACAGAGGGATTTAATCCTCATCCTCACCTGGTTTTTGGAAATCCTCTGTCACTTGGGCATGAAAGCGTTTGTGAATTATGTGATGCTGAAATCAAAGATGATATTGAAGCAAACGAAATCAAAGATAGGCTCAATGCCGTTATGCCGAAGGGACTTTGGGTGCGTGCGGTTACTGAGCAGATCATGCGGCAGAGCGAAATTGCAATGGCAAAGTATCGGATAGATATAGAAACAGAGACATCTGCAGAAGAAATCAAGCAGTTATTTTCGAGAGATACAATAGAACTAGACAAAAAAGGAAAAGCAGGAGTAAAAAAAGTGAATATTGTTCCGCTAATCCACGCTTTTTATGCGCAGGATGGCGGCAACGGGGTTATTATTTCAACGGTTTTGGCTGCCGGAAGTTCTGAAAACCTTAATCCAGAATTTATTGTCAAGGCTTGTCAAAATGAAATACCATCTATGAAGGATTCTTTTGCAAAATATACAAGACTGGCTTTTTATAATATAGATGAAAAAATTTTTGAATAA
- a CDS encoding O-acetylhomoserine aminocarboxypropyltransferase/cysteine synthase: protein MKIETKCVQGAYKPKNGEPRVLPIVQSTTYKYDSSEEVGKLFDLEKDGFFYTRLANPTVAIVEEKLAMLEGGVGAALVSSGQTASMLSLLNIMGSGDHFVSMSAIYGGTLNLFAVTLKKFGIEVSFVNPGDDEETIQKAFKPNTKAFFGETIANPSLAVMDIEKIAKIAHRNGVPLIIDNTFATPYLCRPLEHGADIVVHSTTKYLDGHAVQLGGAIVDGGTFDWTNGKFNEFTEPDESYHGIIYSNTFGRSAYITKLRVQLIRDTGAIQTPNGAFLLNLGMETLALRMDRHSSNALKVAEYLKTKPEVSEVRYPKLDGDTYKDLADKYLPLGASGVVSFTMKDGREKAMKFMDSLKLAAIVVHVADVRTGVLHPASTTHRQLSDEQLIAAGINPGFIRFSVGIENVDDIIADMEQAFKAAK, encoded by the coding sequence ATGAAGATTGAAACAAAATGCGTTCAGGGCGCGTACAAGCCCAAAAATGGCGAACCTCGGGTTCTGCCAATTGTACAGAGCACTACATACAAATATGATTCAAGTGAAGAAGTTGGAAAGCTTTTCGATCTTGAAAAGGATGGGTTCTTTTACACTCGTCTAGCTAATCCCACAGTTGCTATTGTTGAAGAAAAACTTGCAATGCTGGAAGGCGGCGTTGGCGCGGCGCTGGTTTCTTCCGGACAAACGGCATCTATGCTTTCATTATTAAATATAATGGGCTCTGGCGATCATTTCGTAAGCATGTCTGCAATTTACGGCGGAACGCTTAATCTATTTGCCGTTACGCTTAAAAAATTTGGGATTGAAGTTTCGTTTGTCAACCCGGGCGACGATGAGGAAACAATACAAAAGGCCTTTAAACCAAATACAAAGGCGTTTTTCGGTGAGACAATAGCAAATCCATCACTTGCAGTGATGGATATTGAAAAGATAGCAAAAATCGCTCATAGAAATGGTGTTCCACTTATTATTGATAATACCTTTGCAACTCCATATCTTTGTCGCCCGCTTGAACACGGCGCTGATATAGTAGTTCATTCAACAACAAAATATTTGGATGGTCATGCAGTTCAGCTTGGCGGTGCGATTGTTGATGGTGGAACTTTCGATTGGACAAACGGAAAGTTTAATGAATTTACAGAACCAGACGAATCTTACCATGGTATTATTTATTCAAATACATTTGGTAGATCAGCTTATATTACGAAATTAAGAGTTCAGCTTATCCGTGATACAGGTGCTATTCAGACTCCAAACGGTGCGTTTCTTTTAAATCTAGGCATGGAAACACTTGCACTGCGTATGGACAGGCATTCTTCCAATGCTTTGAAAGTGGCGGAGTATTTAAAGACAAAGCCTGAAGTTTCTGAAGTTCGTTATCCTAAATTAGACGGTGATACTTATAAGGATTTGGCTGATAAATACCTTCCTCTTGGAGCAAGCGGAGTGGTTTCATTTACAATGAAAGACGGCAGGGAAAAGGCAATGAAATTTATGGACAGCCTAAAACTGGCTGCTATTGTTGTTCATGTTGCCGATGTGAGAACAGGAGTATTACATCCTGCAAGTACAACTCATCGTCAGCTTTCTGACGAACAGCTTATTGCAGCCGGCATTAATCCAGGGTTTATACGGTTCTCTGTGGGAATTGAAAATGTTGACGATATAATTGCGGATATGGAGCAGGCATTTAAAGCTG